One Bombus fervidus isolate BK054 chromosome 7, iyBomFerv1, whole genome shotgun sequence genomic region harbors:
- the Rhogef2 gene encoding rho guanine nucleotide exchange factor 2 isoform X4, with amino-acid sequence MNGTAALRRSVGGGGGAAGGGTVEPAPVATLVVYKDEAGYGMKVSGDNPVYVQSVKEGGAAARAGLHAGDKIIKVNGVNVMQSTHTDVVQLIKSSTQVVLTVQQKPVATNSATTTATGLQVGLAGGHQRPVSLSAGTTMVSPSQPATSLLRASTAPATGAPCNARITGPQPVDHEKKRQLETQRVHTFQLMLEKEQSYVDKLRSELAKASTGSSNVNIVARQTELAGAERRVRTLQDQLAAITTNEQLCSLVTNTSCSPGYYSPLSSSSGDVPPPLPSRKSLSMQSLSPPPLPPRPPPTTNTHHVAQLELERHLLTHLTPSTTSHGIPNSLSQGANLGSSNSLNKHQRTKSSPEQLGTTTISPSEASRRLIASESMNDLSPPRHVRHSDIDIDELPHITPPGTPPPPYPVASPGNDTSSSTINDTILNEGIPGLPILQQPIMSMEDDDMSDQEVGQLEDHGPFKSLSRLWGHHAHLAVFINYVLSNSDPSSLLFYLVTDLYKEGNAKEMRKWAYEIHSSFLVPGAPLRLHNVDENVAHEIDDVLLKESDKEEILRKIFWKARTRAKEELNEQLADFQQKRTAGLGTLFGPSDAQLDESASDKTRETKIIETYLLPKMEPYLEDIEKEHVDLRQFTTAAGLATILTKIFQVRPVSLDRVPTFVAKDKSNLKVRLLTGKTRKMTIRGHHFVAHQYFTITYCNHCQLIIGGIGPQGYLCSDCSLSVHRQCVRVVEENCPGPLVRKERGNDRISKLMERIRPERKPPSSHHHHPQNHMLHDKIKRSEEDTGTLTDGENGEHRGGVIAGNTRSSSERGRISAYSGASDHADSMDNPSSREDISEMVQQNISSKPKTSNINRSESYKERIHHKRQLREKRKTSDPNLSKTNDCEQAGTFPGNSAGSSSNSSLSTRSLDSPSTSLEQVHPATSATNTSTSWDSDVDVEPDPPDWSQGVAEDVLARLSNAEKKRQEVINELFHTERSHVRALRVLSHVFHKPLLESQVLPLDQIQLLFSNLDEMLTIHSRFNQTMKRKKKENPCVGDVGDLLLEMFDGENGEAFERAASTYCAKQQVALDALRDRRRKDPKLNSFLNEIEANPLCRRLQLKDHILTGMLRLTKYPLLFENLAKFTPESNEKERAAVLRSLDRSKEILSCVNQAVREAEDYQRLAEIQRTIDRSAFDKFDHPTVQEFKNLDITKRKLIYEGPLQWRRTEQNRAKPVDLHVVLLDDTILLLHRQDEKYLLKFINPNQANSVLSPIVKVSTVLVRNNAVDKNSLYLVNTSQNGAQIHDLVAASPAEQKQWFKHISEAAEAYKARDKQGRRPTPPTTLPEEPGPTIEDPSSMEHDNIPNKTDHEQEHELETKESAQDTSVEQEGELPNTSGPEISRTDQTKQQQPHQHSSEPSTTGEPLRLVTCTQASLIDPLEVHVEVPPVHVAEPVLTPIECLRRKDEIIKQALIEKQLLVADILNIPKEDFEHVADMASEPSSMEKEPSELILAAISQANQLVGMLNSALNVSETETVLASRGVSALATPPSCEATGCPSPRLHLHPQQPAISIASLQPVCHSLTSQLSQLLEIIKEREEERETLRKELRRSRERLHALDADIQRREFSETCTVSSQTQTKSSEVLNADSSIDDPTRDEFVDARGESETNEESEHIEHETETIVMGDSVG; translated from the exons ATGAATGGAACGGCGGCGTTGCGACGCAGCGTCGGGGGTGGCGGAGGCGCCGCCGGGGGTGGAACCGTCGAACCAGCACCCGTTGCCACCCTCGTCGTCTACAAGGACGAGGCCGGATACGGGATGAAAGTCTCCGGTGATAACCCTGTCTATGTTCAATCTGTGAAGGAAG GCGGTGCAGCCGCGAGAGCTGGCCTTCACGCGGGCGACAAAATCATCAAG GTTAACGGCGTGAATGTAATGCAGTCCACGCATACGGATGTTGTACAGCTCATAAAGT CTTCGACGCAGGTGGTACTGACGGTACAGCAGAAGCCAGTTGCAACGAATAGCGCGACAACGACGGCCACAGGGCTGCAAGTTGGTTTGGCGGGTGGACACCAGCGACCAGTTAGTTTATCGGCCGGTACCACGATGGTATCACCCTCGCAACCGGCGACTTCCTTACTCAGGGCGTCGACTGCTCCAGCGACCGGTGCACCATGTAACGCACGTATTACGGGACCTCAACCCGTTGAT cATGAGAAAAAACGGCAATTGGAAACTCAGCGCGTTCATACATTCCAGCTTATGTTGGAGAAAGAACAAAGTTACGTTGATAAGCTTCGCAGCGAACTCGCGAAAGCTAGTACTGGTAGTAGTAATGTTAATATTGTAGCACGACAAACAGAACTAGCGGGCGCCGAAAGGAGGGTACGCACTCTGCAGGACCAGCTAGCTGCTATTACAACCAATGAACAG CTTTGCTCGTTGGTAACAAACACCTCGTGTTCCCCGGGTTATTATTCACCCTTGAGTAGTAGCAGTGGTGATGTACCACCGCCTCTACCATCTCGTAAATCCTTGTCCATGCAAAGCCTGTCTCCGCCACCATTGCCTCCCAGACCTCCGCCTACTACAAATACGCACCACGTAGCCCAGTTGGAGCTGGAGCGTCATCTGTTGACTCATTTAACGCCCTCAACCACCAGTCATGGCATACCTAACTCT CTTTCACAGGGTGCAAACTTGGGTTCTTCAAATTCACTTAATAAACATCAACGAACGAAATCCAGTCCAGAACAATTGGGAACAACAACTATTTCTCCATCAGAAGCTAGTAGACGTTTAATAGCATCAGAGTCAATGAATGATCTTTCTCCTCCAAGGCATGTAAGGCATAGTGACATTGATATAGATGAATTACCTCATATCACTCCTCCAGGAACTCCACCTCCACCATATCCAGTTGCTAGTCCAGGAAATGATACCTCCAGTTCTACTATTAATGAT aCAATATTAAATGAAGGCATTCCTGGACTGCCAATATTACAGCAGCCAATTATGTCAATGGAAGATGATGATATGAGTGATCAAGAAGTT GGACAGTTAGAAGATCATGGACCATTCAAATCTTTGTCTCGATTATGGGGACATCATGCACACCTTgctgtatttattaattatgttttGTCAAACAGTGATCCCTCCAGTCTG ttGTTCTACTTAGTAACGGATCTGTACAAAGAAGGCAATGCAAAAGAAATGAGGAAGTGGGCATATGAAATTCATTCTAGTTTTTTAGTACCTGGTGCA CCTCTCCGTCTGCATAATGTAGACGAAAATGTAGCACATGAAATAGACGACGTTCTTTTAAAGGAATCTGATAAGGAAGAGATTCTACGAAAA ATATTTTGGAAAGCTCGTACACGTGCAAAAGAAGAGCTAAACGAGCAACTTGCAGACTTTCAACAAAAGAGAACTGCTGGATTAGGTACGTTATTTGGTCCAAGCGACGCTCAGTTGGATGAAAGCGCATCTGATAAGACACGAGAAACAAAAATCATAGAAACATACCTCTTACCCAAAATGGAGCCTTATTT AGAAGATATTGAAAAAGAACACGTAGATTTGCGACAATTCACAACAGCAGCTGGTTTGGCaacaatattaacaaaaatttttcaaGTTCGACCAGTATCACTTGACCGAGTACCTACTTTTGTCGCAAAAGATAAGTCAAATCTCAAAGTCCGCCTGCTTACaggaaaaacaagaaaaatgaCAATCAGAGGTCATCATTTTGTAGCTCATCAATACTTTACTATTACTTATTGTAATCATTGTCAACTTATCATTGGTGGAATTGGACCTCAAGGATATTTATGTAGTG ATTGTTCTCTAAGTGTTCATCGTCAATGTGTTCGAGTAGTGGAAGAAAATTGTCCTGGACCATTGGTTAGAAAGGAAAGAGGCAATGATCGTATAAGCAAATTGATGGAGCGTATCAGGCCTGAAAGGAAACCACCATCATCACACCATCATCATCCTCAAAATCACATGCTTCATG ACAAGATTAAAAGGAGCGAAGAAGATACTGGTACATTGACTGATGGTGAAAATG GAGAACATCGCGGGGGCGTCATAGCCGGAAACACGCGTAGTAGTAGCGAAAGAGGACGCATTTCCGCTTACAGCGGAGCCTCCGATCACGCCGATAGTATGGACAATCCTTCTTCGCGGGAAGATATTTCTGAAAT GGTGCAGCAAAATATTTCCAGTAAGCCAAAGACGTCAAACATAAACAGGTCTGAAAGTTACAAGGAGCGGATACATCACAAG CGACAGTTACGGGAAAAGAGGAAGACCAGCGATCCAAATCTCTCCAAAACAAA TGACTGCGAGCAAGCTGGGACATTTCCTGGGAATTCAGCGGGCAGTTCGTCGAACAGTAGCCTGTCGACGAGAAGTTTGGACAGTCCCAGTACCAGCCTGGAACAGGTACACCCAGCAACCTCTGCAACCAACACATCGACCTCGTGGGACAGCGATGTTGATGTTGAACCGGATCCACCAGATTGGAGTCAAGGCGTTGCCGAGGATGTACTTGCGCGACTCAGTAACGCGGAGAAAAAACGACAAGAAGTTATCAATG AACTCTTTCACACGGAGCGATCTCACGTGCGGGCGCTTAGAGTATTGTCACACGTCTTCCACAAGCCGCTCCTTGAATCTCAAGTACTTCCCTTAGACCAAATACAATTACTATTTTCCAATTTAGACGAAATGTTAACGATTCATTCGCGCTTCAATCAAACAATGAAacgcaagaagaaggaaaaccCGTGTGTTGGTGATGTCGGAGATCTTCTCCTAGAGATGTTCGACGGCGAGAACGGAGAGGCGTTTGAGAGAGCCGCATCCACCTACTGTGCGAAACAGCAAGTAGCCTTGGATGCCTTGCGAGACCGTCGTCGCAAGGATCCGAAATTGAATTCCTTTCTGAACGAGATCGAGGCTAATCCCCTTTGTCGAAGGCTACAGCTCAAAGATCATATCCTGACGGGAATGCTTCGATTGACCAAATACCCTCTGCTCTTTGAGAATTTGGCGAAATTCACGCCGGAGAGTAACGAAAAGGAACGAGCCGCGGTTTTGCGAAGTCTCGATCGAAGCAAGGAAATTCTCAGTTGTGTTAACCAAGCCGTACGCGAGGCTGAAGATTATCAAAGGTTGGCAGAAATCCAACGTACAATTGATAGATCTGCATTCGATAAATTCGATCATCCGACCGTTCAGGAATTCAAGAATCTAGACATTACAAAACGTAAATTGATATACGAAGGTCCGTTGCAGTGGCGCAGAACTGAACAAAATCGAGCGAAACCGGTCGATCTGCATGTGGTGTTACTCGACGACACGATACTCCTGTTGCATCGACAGGACGAAAAGTACCTGCTAAAATTCATCAACCCAAACCAAGCGAACTCTGTATTGAGTCCTATCGTAAAGGTATCCACTGTTCTCGTCAGGAATAACGCCGTGGACAAAAATTCTCTCTATCTGGTCAACACATCGCAAAACGGTGCGCAAATCCACGATTTAGTCGCAGCTTCGCCTGCGGAACAAAAGCAATGGTTTAAGCACATCTCCGAGGCAGCTGAAGCGTATAAGGCTCGTGATAAGCAAGGTAGAAGACCTACTCCGCCTACTACACTGCCAGAAGAACCTGGACCTACGATTGAAGATCCTTCTTCGATGGAACATGACAATATTCCTAATAAAACGGATCACGAACAGGAACATGAACTAGAAACAAAGGAATCTGCGCAAGATACTAGCGTGGAGCAAGAAGGAGAGCTGCCTAATACTTCTGGGCCTGAGATTTCAAGGACTGATCAAACGAAACAGCAACAGCCACACCAACACTCGTCTGAACCTTCGACAACAG GAGAACCATTACGATTAGTTACTTGTACACAAGCATCGTTAATTGACCCTCTTGAAGTTCACGTAGAAGTACCGCCTGTACATGTTGCGGAACCGGTGCTTACACCAATAg AATGTCTTAGAAGAAAAGACGAGATTATTAAACAAGCTTTAATCGAAAAACAATTATTGGTAGcagatatattaaatattccgaAAGAAGATTTCGAACATGTGGCAGACATGGCGTCCGAGCCATCGAGCATGGAAAAAGAACCATCTGAGCTTATACTCGCTGCTATTAGTCaag CGAATCAATTAGTAGGAATGTTAAATTCCGCGTTAAATGTAAGTGAAACGGAAACTGTTCTTGCATCGCGTGGGGTATCGGCATTAGCAACACCACCAAGTTGCGAAGCAACTGGCTGTCCATCACCACGATTGCACCTTCATCCTCAGCAACCAGCGATATCAATTGCGAGTTTACAACCAGTGTGTCACTCTTTGACCTCTCAATTGTCACAATTACTG gaaattataaaagaaagggaagaggAACGTGAAACGTTGAGAAAAGAGTTACGCAGAAGTAGAGAACGTCTTCATGCCCTTGATGCAGATATACAACGTCGTGAATTTTCAGAAACATGCACTGTGTCAAGTCAAACACAAACGAAATCCA GTGAAGTTTTAAATGCAGATAGCAGTATTGACGATCCCACTCGTGAT GAATTTGTAGATGCACGTGGTGAATCTGAGACAAATGAAGAATCGGAACACATAGAACATGAAACAGAAACAATAGTAATGGGGGATAGTGTTGGTTGA
- the Rhogef2 gene encoding rho guanine nucleotide exchange factor 2 isoform X1: MNGTAALRRSVGGGGGAAGGGTVEPAPVATLVVYKDEAGYGMKVSGDNPVYVQSVKEGGAAARAGLHAGDKIIKVNGVNVMQSTHTDVVQLIKSSTQVVLTVQQKPVATNSATTTATGLQVGLAGGHQRPVSLSAGTTMVSPSQPATSLLRASTAPATGAPCNARITGPQPVDHEKKRQLETQRVHTFQLMLEKEQSYVDKLRSELAKASTGSSNVNIVARQTELAGAERRVRTLQDQLAAITTNEQLCSLVTNTSCSPGYYSPLSSSSGDVPPPLPSRKSLSMQSLSPPPLPPRPPPTTNTHHVAQLELERHLLTHLTPSTTSHGIPNSLSQGANLGSSNSLNKHQRTKSSPEQLGTTTISPSEASRRLIASESMNDLSPPRHVRHSDIDIDELPHITPPGTPPPPYPVASPGNDTSSSTINDTILNEGIPGLPILQQPIMSMEDDDMSDQEVGQLEDHGPFKSLSRLWGHHAHLAVFINYVLSNSDPSSLLFYLVTDLYKEGNAKEMRKWAYEIHSSFLVPGAPLRLHNVDENVAHEIDDVLLKESDKEEILRKIFWKARTRAKEELNEQLADFQQKRTAGLGTLFGPSDAQLDESASDKTRETKIIETYLLPKMEPYLEDIEKEHVDLRQFTTAAGLATILTKIFQVRPVSLDRVPTFVAKDKSNLKVRLLTGKTRKMTIRGHHFVAHQYFTITYCNHCQLIIGGIGPQGYLCSDCSLSVHRQCVRVVEENCPGPLVRKERGNDRISKLMERIRPERKPPSSHHHHPQNHMLHDKIKRSEEDTGTLTDGENGEHRGGVIAGNTRSSSERGRISAYSGASDHADSMDNPSSREDISEMVQQNISSKPKTSNINRSESYKERIHHKRQLREKRKTSDPNLSKTKAGFSDCEQAGTFPGNSAGSSSNSSLSTRSLDSPSTSLEQVHPATSATNTSTSWDSDVDVEPDPPDWSQGVAEDVLARLSNAEKKRQEVINELFHTERSHVRALRVLSHVFHKPLLESQVLPLDQIQLLFSNLDEMLTIHSRFNQTMKRKKKENPCVGDVGDLLLEMFDGENGEAFERAASTYCAKQQVALDALRDRRRKDPKLNSFLNEIEANPLCRRLQLKDHILTGMLRLTKYPLLFENLAKFTPESNEKERAAVLRSLDRSKEILSCVNQAVREAEDYQRLAEIQRTIDRSAFDKFDHPTVQEFKNLDITKRKLIYEGPLQWRRTEQNRAKPVDLHVVLLDDTILLLHRQDEKYLLKFINPNQANSVLSPIVKVSTVLVRNNAVDKNSLYLVNTSQNGAQIHDLVAASPAEQKQWFKHISEAAEAYKARDKQGRRPTPPTTLPEEPGPTIEDPSSMEHDNIPNKTDHEQEHELETKESAQDTSVEQEGELPNTSGPEISRTDQTKQQQPHQHSSEPSTTGEPLRLVTCTQASLIDPLEVHVEVPPVHVAEPVLTPIECLRRKDEIIKQALIEKQLLVADILNIPKEDFEHVADMASEPSSMEKEPSELILAAISQANQLVGMLNSALNVSETETVLASRGVSALATPPSCEATGCPSPRLHLHPQQPAISIASLQPVCHSLTSQLSQLLEIIKEREEERETLRKELRRSRERLHALDADIQRREFSETCTVSSQTQTKSSEVLNADSSIDDPTRDEFVDARGESETNEESEHIEHETETIVMGDSVG, from the exons ATGAATGGAACGGCGGCGTTGCGACGCAGCGTCGGGGGTGGCGGAGGCGCCGCCGGGGGTGGAACCGTCGAACCAGCACCCGTTGCCACCCTCGTCGTCTACAAGGACGAGGCCGGATACGGGATGAAAGTCTCCGGTGATAACCCTGTCTATGTTCAATCTGTGAAGGAAG GCGGTGCAGCCGCGAGAGCTGGCCTTCACGCGGGCGACAAAATCATCAAG GTTAACGGCGTGAATGTAATGCAGTCCACGCATACGGATGTTGTACAGCTCATAAAGT CTTCGACGCAGGTGGTACTGACGGTACAGCAGAAGCCAGTTGCAACGAATAGCGCGACAACGACGGCCACAGGGCTGCAAGTTGGTTTGGCGGGTGGACACCAGCGACCAGTTAGTTTATCGGCCGGTACCACGATGGTATCACCCTCGCAACCGGCGACTTCCTTACTCAGGGCGTCGACTGCTCCAGCGACCGGTGCACCATGTAACGCACGTATTACGGGACCTCAACCCGTTGAT cATGAGAAAAAACGGCAATTGGAAACTCAGCGCGTTCATACATTCCAGCTTATGTTGGAGAAAGAACAAAGTTACGTTGATAAGCTTCGCAGCGAACTCGCGAAAGCTAGTACTGGTAGTAGTAATGTTAATATTGTAGCACGACAAACAGAACTAGCGGGCGCCGAAAGGAGGGTACGCACTCTGCAGGACCAGCTAGCTGCTATTACAACCAATGAACAG CTTTGCTCGTTGGTAACAAACACCTCGTGTTCCCCGGGTTATTATTCACCCTTGAGTAGTAGCAGTGGTGATGTACCACCGCCTCTACCATCTCGTAAATCCTTGTCCATGCAAAGCCTGTCTCCGCCACCATTGCCTCCCAGACCTCCGCCTACTACAAATACGCACCACGTAGCCCAGTTGGAGCTGGAGCGTCATCTGTTGACTCATTTAACGCCCTCAACCACCAGTCATGGCATACCTAACTCT CTTTCACAGGGTGCAAACTTGGGTTCTTCAAATTCACTTAATAAACATCAACGAACGAAATCCAGTCCAGAACAATTGGGAACAACAACTATTTCTCCATCAGAAGCTAGTAGACGTTTAATAGCATCAGAGTCAATGAATGATCTTTCTCCTCCAAGGCATGTAAGGCATAGTGACATTGATATAGATGAATTACCTCATATCACTCCTCCAGGAACTCCACCTCCACCATATCCAGTTGCTAGTCCAGGAAATGATACCTCCAGTTCTACTATTAATGAT aCAATATTAAATGAAGGCATTCCTGGACTGCCAATATTACAGCAGCCAATTATGTCAATGGAAGATGATGATATGAGTGATCAAGAAGTT GGACAGTTAGAAGATCATGGACCATTCAAATCTTTGTCTCGATTATGGGGACATCATGCACACCTTgctgtatttattaattatgttttGTCAAACAGTGATCCCTCCAGTCTG ttGTTCTACTTAGTAACGGATCTGTACAAAGAAGGCAATGCAAAAGAAATGAGGAAGTGGGCATATGAAATTCATTCTAGTTTTTTAGTACCTGGTGCA CCTCTCCGTCTGCATAATGTAGACGAAAATGTAGCACATGAAATAGACGACGTTCTTTTAAAGGAATCTGATAAGGAAGAGATTCTACGAAAA ATATTTTGGAAAGCTCGTACACGTGCAAAAGAAGAGCTAAACGAGCAACTTGCAGACTTTCAACAAAAGAGAACTGCTGGATTAGGTACGTTATTTGGTCCAAGCGACGCTCAGTTGGATGAAAGCGCATCTGATAAGACACGAGAAACAAAAATCATAGAAACATACCTCTTACCCAAAATGGAGCCTTATTT AGAAGATATTGAAAAAGAACACGTAGATTTGCGACAATTCACAACAGCAGCTGGTTTGGCaacaatattaacaaaaatttttcaaGTTCGACCAGTATCACTTGACCGAGTACCTACTTTTGTCGCAAAAGATAAGTCAAATCTCAAAGTCCGCCTGCTTACaggaaaaacaagaaaaatgaCAATCAGAGGTCATCATTTTGTAGCTCATCAATACTTTACTATTACTTATTGTAATCATTGTCAACTTATCATTGGTGGAATTGGACCTCAAGGATATTTATGTAGTG ATTGTTCTCTAAGTGTTCATCGTCAATGTGTTCGAGTAGTGGAAGAAAATTGTCCTGGACCATTGGTTAGAAAGGAAAGAGGCAATGATCGTATAAGCAAATTGATGGAGCGTATCAGGCCTGAAAGGAAACCACCATCATCACACCATCATCATCCTCAAAATCACATGCTTCATG ACAAGATTAAAAGGAGCGAAGAAGATACTGGTACATTGACTGATGGTGAAAATG GAGAACATCGCGGGGGCGTCATAGCCGGAAACACGCGTAGTAGTAGCGAAAGAGGACGCATTTCCGCTTACAGCGGAGCCTCCGATCACGCCGATAGTATGGACAATCCTTCTTCGCGGGAAGATATTTCTGAAAT GGTGCAGCAAAATATTTCCAGTAAGCCAAAGACGTCAAACATAAACAGGTCTGAAAGTTACAAGGAGCGGATACATCACAAG CGACAGTTACGGGAAAAGAGGAAGACCAGCGATCCAAATCTCTCCAAAACAAA GGCTGGTTTCAGTGACTGCGAGCAAGCTGGGACATTTCCTGGGAATTCAGCGGGCAGTTCGTCGAACAGTAGCCTGTCGACGAGAAGTTTGGACAGTCCCAGTACCAGCCTGGAACAGGTACACCCAGCAACCTCTGCAACCAACACATCGACCTCGTGGGACAGCGATGTTGATGTTGAACCGGATCCACCAGATTGGAGTCAAGGCGTTGCCGAGGATGTACTTGCGCGACTCAGTAACGCGGAGAAAAAACGACAAGAAGTTATCAATG AACTCTTTCACACGGAGCGATCTCACGTGCGGGCGCTTAGAGTATTGTCACACGTCTTCCACAAGCCGCTCCTTGAATCTCAAGTACTTCCCTTAGACCAAATACAATTACTATTTTCCAATTTAGACGAAATGTTAACGATTCATTCGCGCTTCAATCAAACAATGAAacgcaagaagaaggaaaaccCGTGTGTTGGTGATGTCGGAGATCTTCTCCTAGAGATGTTCGACGGCGAGAACGGAGAGGCGTTTGAGAGAGCCGCATCCACCTACTGTGCGAAACAGCAAGTAGCCTTGGATGCCTTGCGAGACCGTCGTCGCAAGGATCCGAAATTGAATTCCTTTCTGAACGAGATCGAGGCTAATCCCCTTTGTCGAAGGCTACAGCTCAAAGATCATATCCTGACGGGAATGCTTCGATTGACCAAATACCCTCTGCTCTTTGAGAATTTGGCGAAATTCACGCCGGAGAGTAACGAAAAGGAACGAGCCGCGGTTTTGCGAAGTCTCGATCGAAGCAAGGAAATTCTCAGTTGTGTTAACCAAGCCGTACGCGAGGCTGAAGATTATCAAAGGTTGGCAGAAATCCAACGTACAATTGATAGATCTGCATTCGATAAATTCGATCATCCGACCGTTCAGGAATTCAAGAATCTAGACATTACAAAACGTAAATTGATATACGAAGGTCCGTTGCAGTGGCGCAGAACTGAACAAAATCGAGCGAAACCGGTCGATCTGCATGTGGTGTTACTCGACGACACGATACTCCTGTTGCATCGACAGGACGAAAAGTACCTGCTAAAATTCATCAACCCAAACCAAGCGAACTCTGTATTGAGTCCTATCGTAAAGGTATCCACTGTTCTCGTCAGGAATAACGCCGTGGACAAAAATTCTCTCTATCTGGTCAACACATCGCAAAACGGTGCGCAAATCCACGATTTAGTCGCAGCTTCGCCTGCGGAACAAAAGCAATGGTTTAAGCACATCTCCGAGGCAGCTGAAGCGTATAAGGCTCGTGATAAGCAAGGTAGAAGACCTACTCCGCCTACTACACTGCCAGAAGAACCTGGACCTACGATTGAAGATCCTTCTTCGATGGAACATGACAATATTCCTAATAAAACGGATCACGAACAGGAACATGAACTAGAAACAAAGGAATCTGCGCAAGATACTAGCGTGGAGCAAGAAGGAGAGCTGCCTAATACTTCTGGGCCTGAGATTTCAAGGACTGATCAAACGAAACAGCAACAGCCACACCAACACTCGTCTGAACCTTCGACAACAG GAGAACCATTACGATTAGTTACTTGTACACAAGCATCGTTAATTGACCCTCTTGAAGTTCACGTAGAAGTACCGCCTGTACATGTTGCGGAACCGGTGCTTACACCAATAg AATGTCTTAGAAGAAAAGACGAGATTATTAAACAAGCTTTAATCGAAAAACAATTATTGGTAGcagatatattaaatattccgaAAGAAGATTTCGAACATGTGGCAGACATGGCGTCCGAGCCATCGAGCATGGAAAAAGAACCATCTGAGCTTATACTCGCTGCTATTAGTCaag CGAATCAATTAGTAGGAATGTTAAATTCCGCGTTAAATGTAAGTGAAACGGAAACTGTTCTTGCATCGCGTGGGGTATCGGCATTAGCAACACCACCAAGTTGCGAAGCAACTGGCTGTCCATCACCACGATTGCACCTTCATCCTCAGCAACCAGCGATATCAATTGCGAGTTTACAACCAGTGTGTCACTCTTTGACCTCTCAATTGTCACAATTACTG gaaattataaaagaaagggaagaggAACGTGAAACGTTGAGAAAAGAGTTACGCAGAAGTAGAGAACGTCTTCATGCCCTTGATGCAGATATACAACGTCGTGAATTTTCAGAAACATGCACTGTGTCAAGTCAAACACAAACGAAATCCA GTGAAGTTTTAAATGCAGATAGCAGTATTGACGATCCCACTCGTGAT GAATTTGTAGATGCACGTGGTGAATCTGAGACAAATGAAGAATCGGAACACATAGAACATGAAACAGAAACAATAGTAATGGGGGATAGTGTTGGTTGA